Sequence from the uncultured Draconibacterium sp. genome:
CTTGCGCCCAATGTGCCGGTGGTAATGATTACCAAAAGCGAGGAGGAAAATATAATGGATGAGGCAATTGGCGCTAAAATTGCCGATTACCTGATAAAACCGGTCAATCCAAAACAGATATTGCTGACACTGAAAAAGAACATCGATCAGAAACGCCTGGTTACCGAACAAACCACATCGAAATACCAGATGCAGTTTGCCCAGATCGGGATGAAACTAAACGACCGGCTGACTTTTGATGAATGGAAGGATATTTACCGTAAGTTGGTGTACTGGGAACTGGAGTTGAGCGAGTCGGAAGATTCGGCCATGGACCAGGTTCTTTCGATGCAAAAAGAGGAGGCCAATAAGGCTTTTTTCCGGTTTATAAAAGAGAACTACCAGGATTGGTTTACCCGGGATTTTGAAGACCGCCCGATGTTGTCGCCCGATATCTTTAAACACAAGGTTTTTCCACACCTCAACGAAGGAAAAAAAACTTTTGTATTGGTGGTGGATAATTTGCGTTACGATCAGTGGCGGATATTTAGCCCCGAGATAAATAACTATTTCCGCACGGTAACGGAAGACCTGTATTGTGGAATTTTGCCTACAGCTACCATGTATGCCCGTAATGCCATGTTTGCCGGTTTAATGCCATCAGAAATTGAAAAGTTGTACCCGCAATTGTGGCTCGACGACGATAACGAAGGCTATAAAAACCGTAACGAAGAGGAACTAGTGCGTAAACAACTGGAACGTTTTTCGCGTAAAGAGAGCCTGTATTTCGAAAAAGGATCGGGAGCTAAAAAGGAGCGCTGGGTAACCGATAATCTGAATAATATTTTGAAAAGCGATCTTTCGGTGATGGTGGTGAATTTTGTGGATATGATTTCGCATGCCCGCACCGAAATGGATATGATTCGCGAGTTGGCCAACAACGAAAAAGCGTATCGTTCGCTAACCTTAAGCTGGTTTAAAAACTCGTCGTTGCTGGAGTTATTAAAGTCGCTTGCTGATGAAGACATTCGAGTGGTAATTACTACCGACCACGGTGCTATTCGTGTTGATAATGCGGTGAAAATTATTGGCGATCGCGAAACCAATACCAACCTGCGTTACAAACTGGGTAAAAATCTGAACTTCAAATCGAAGAATGTGTTTGAGATTCGCGACCCGCGGAGCATTTATCTGCCATCGCGAAATGTGAGTACCAGCTATGTTTTTGCGCAGGGAACCGACTTTTTTGCTTATCCGAATAACTACAATTATTACGCTAATTATTATAAAGATACGTTCCAGCACGGCGGTATTTCTATGGAGGAATTGATTATTCCGGTGGTTACTCTCGATCCTAAAAAGTAGTTTTAAACACGAAGCTCACTTATAGAAATCTCGAATGATGATTAACGATTTTTGATTGCAGAACCGGGAGAAAAGTAAACAGTTTTCAGTGACAGTTAACAGTTTTGCAATTTCGCTAGAGAACAATCTAGCTGCGGTCAGCAAAGGCTTAAGTTAAGAAACAATCTAATGTGACCTATGTGTCCAATATGTTTCTAATCTTTGTGCCTTAGTGTCTTTGTGTTTCAACTCGTGCTTCGTTTTACCACAAAGTCTCCTTTTTCGGCACCAACCTTTTGACCTATAACAGGGCATTTTATCATCAGCAGGTAAAACAGGCGCGGATCGTTTTCATCCATCAATCCTTCAAAATTTCCCATACCTTTTGAAATGATGAGGTCGGCCGAGCGATAGATTTCCAGAAACTCTTTGCTTACCCGGTGCAGCAAGGTTGACGGCGTATTATCGCCATTTGTGATTAACGAAGCAACTTCGTGCAGACCTACTTCATGGGCTTCTTTTAAGGTAGCATCGTTTAAAACGGGCTGGCCGCGAACGGCAAATATTACATTCGCGTGCCCGATGGTTTCCAGGAAGAGTTTGTCCATTACAATTTCGCCGCAGTTATCGCCGAGGTACAAAATGGTTTTAGCTTTTTTTATTTCGGCTTTTAAAGCTTCCGAATCATCAATGGCAAAATGGGTTTGAAAGACCTTATCAATTGTTTCATCTACATCAAAATGATGCGTTGGGCCAAAATCGATAATGTTTCCGGCAATGGCGTAACGCAATGCAGTGTCAAATTTATCAACGGACGTTTCTACCTTTGTTCTGAATTCGCTGTAACGACTCAACAATGCCTGGTTGCTTTCTTCTTTTTCAGCGCTATACGGATCTTTTATATCCGATTCTTTCGCCAGTTCCCTTAAAATATTGCTGGTAATTTCGGGCGAAAAACTTTTGTCGAGGTCAATGCCGGCAATGGTTGAAATGGCCTGACTCACAATCTTATTTCGTTTTTCCTCTGCAATTTCGTATTTGTCCATACGTTTTTGCAGTGCTTTTACCTGGCAGATTAGGCATTCGTAGTTCATGCTAAAAAAGTTTGAAGCCGGAAGTCAGAAGACAGAAGTTCTGGTTCCGAATTTTTTGGTAAAAGTAAAAGAAGTTTTTGTTTTGCAATATGAACTAATGATTATTAAGAGTTGCAGTATAGTGTATTTTACACTACTGCCCCTTCTTCATTTGCGCATAAAGTTTATTGGCAAAAATAAAATCATCCAGTTTTTGGTTCCCCGAATCCAGGATTTCGTTTTTGGTGCCTTCCCATTCCTTTTCGCCATGCGAAATAAACAGCACCGACTCGCCAATTTCTATCACCGAGTTCATGTCGTGTGTGTTAATAATGGTGGTCATCTGAAATTCTTTGGTAAGTGTTTGAATGAGTTGATCGATAACCGTTGCTGTTTCGGGATCGAGGCCCGAGTTGGGTTCGTCGCAAAACAGGTACTTCGGATTCAACGCAATGGCGCGCGCAATGGCAACACGTTTTTGCATTCCGCCGCTTATTTCGCTGGGCGAGAGTTTAAAAGCCTGCTGGTCGATATTTACGTGATCAAGGCAAAATTCAACACGCTTTTGTTTTTCGGCTGAGCTCATTTCGGTAAACATATCGAGCGGAAAGCGCACATTGCCTTCAACAGAAATGCTATCAAACAAGGCTCCGCCCTGAAAAACCATTCCCACTTCGCGGCGCAGAATTTTTCGTTCCTTTTGATTCATCAGGGTGAAATTGCGGTCGTTGTACCAGATCTCTCCACTGTCAACCTCAAAAAGTCCCAGTGTGGATTTTAGCAAAACCGTTTTCCCCGAACCGCTTCGGCCAATAATCAGGTTGGTTTTTCCCTGCTCAAATACGGTTGAAATGCTTTTCAGAACCGTATTCCCGTCAAAGGTTTTTACTATGTTTTTAAGTGTAATCATGTTAATAGCAGGCGGGTTAATATTAAGTCGAAAAACAGGATGAGAATATTGGTATTTACTACAGCTTTTGTACTGGCTTTACCTACCTCGAGTGCGCCGCCCTGCACGTAATAACCAAAATAGGCCGGCACCGAAGCCACCAGAAATCCGAAAAACAGTGATTTTATTATCGAGAAAGTAATGTAATAAGGGTAAAACAACCACTGGATACCGGCAATATAATCCGGAATAGATATTACCCCTGCAATTGGCCCTGTTACCATACCGCCCAGCAAACCAAAAAATACACTGATGATATACAAAAACGGAAAGACAAAAACCACTGCAATAATCTTTGGAAGAATAAGGTAGCTTGCCGAGTTGACGCCCATAATTTCCAGTGAATCAATTTGCTCGGTAACACGCATGGTGCCTATTTCGGATGTAATATTTGAACCCACTTTTCCGGCCATAATCAGCGCCAGCATGGTTGACGAGAATTCGAGCAAAAGTGTATCGCGTGTACCCAAACCTACCAGTTCAACAGGGTAAAGTGGGTTTGCCATACTATAGGCGAACTGGATGGTCATAATTCCGCCAATAAAAATCGAAATGATAATTACGATTCCCACTGAGTTTACGCCCAGGTTATCGATCTCGTGAAAAAGTTGCCTGAAATACAGCTTGTGTTTCTCGGGTCGTGCAAAAACCCGTTTCAGCATTGCAAAATAACGGCCTATATGAAAGAAAAACCCCATTGTTTTAAGTTTCTTGCTAATGTAATCGGCTAAAATTACAACTTAATAACCGGAAACAAAATTTTTATGAATTTGAATCGGGCTAAGGCAAGAATAACAAAATAATTCTGTATTTTCAAAGTTACAATCTCAGGGAAGATTGATATTAAGAACAAAACACAGACAGATGGCTAACAATTTTTGTGTGATAATGGCAGGTGGTGTAGGAAGTCGTTTTTGGCCACTTAGCCGCACAGCACGCCCAAAACAATTTTTAGATATACTAGGAACAGGGAAAACATTTATTCAACAGGCATACGAGCGGTTTCAGGAGATTGTACCCAAAGAGAATTTTATTGTTGTTACAAACGCATTGTATAAAGATCTGGTAAAATCGCAGCTTCCGGAGCTTCACGATGAACAGATCCTGCTGGAACCCCTGCGACGCAATACCGCACCATGTTTGGCTTATGCAGCCAATAAAATTGCGCTCATCGATCCGGAGGCCAATATCATAGTAACACCATCCGATCATTTGATTTTGAAAGAGGAGGAGTTTAAAAGGCAAGTCCGAAACGGGCTTGAGTTCGTATCTGAAAAGCCAGCTTTGCTAACACTGGGTATTAAGCCAAACCGCCCCGAAACAGGTTATGGTTATATTCAGGTGAAACGAAAAAAGGAGTTTAATGATCTGGACAACCTTTATAAAGTAAAAACCTTCACGGAAAAGCCCAACGAAGAAATGGCGAAGATTTTTATCGAAAGTGGAGAGTTTTACTGGAACTCGGGAATTTTTATTTCGTCGTTATCTACCATGCTCGAGTCGCTGCAGCAGCATTTAACCGAAATTGCCCTGAAATTTGAACATGGCCGCAGCAAAATGAACACATCGAGTGAGGAACCTTTTATACGGAAAACATACTCCGAGTGTCAGGCTATATCAATTGATTATGGTATTATGGAAAAGGCAAAAAATGTGTATGTGTTAACAGCCGATTTTGGATGGAGCGACCTGGGAACCTGGAGTTCGTTATACGAAAACAAAGAAAAAGATGAAGAGGGCAATGTAATTCGGGCAGATAATGTGATGTTGTATGATACCGAAAACTGCATTGTAGATATTTCGAAAAACAAAATGGCAGTAATTCAAGGACTTGATGGTTTTATTATTGCCGAGCGAAACGATACTTTAATGATTTGCCGGCGCGAAGATGAAGATCAGATAAAGAAGTTTGTTACCGATGTACGAATTCAGAAGGGCGATTCGCTGGTATAACATTATAAATTAACGACACGCAGATAATCCAGATCGAAGGGGACTAATAGGATCTGGTCGGGGATAATTAGTGTAATTCGAAGGAAATTTATTGCGATAAAAAAACGGGTAGCCATTTTTGACTACCCGTTTTCTGTTAAAAGCACCGGTTTATTCCGATACTTCCGGTTTTTTCGGCATATTGTCTTCCGGCAAATTACCGGTCCATTTTTTTATACTGTAGTTAATCCGGATGGTAATCATATACATCACCGGAGAAATTAACAGCGTTAAGAAAGTGGCAAAGGTAAGACCAAATATTACAGTCCACGACATTGGCCCCCAGAACGCTACACTTTCGCCACCAACCGATATCTGCGGATCGAAGCGCGAGTACAGCGTAAAGAAGTTAAAGTTTAAGCCAACGGCCAGCGGCAGCAAACCTAACACTGTAGTAATTGCTGTTAGCAATACAGGGCGTAAACGGGTTTTCCCGGCTTCTACCAGCGCATCAATCTGAACCTGTTTTGGTAAGAAAGCTTTTTCTGAATAGCCGAGTTCTTCACGTTTGCGCTGCCGGGTCAGGTCAATGTAGTCGATTAGTACAATACCGTTGTTTACCACAATCCCCGCCAGCGAAATAATTCCAATACCCGTCATAATTACTACAAACTCCATCTGAAAGATTCCCAATCCAAGGAATACACCAATGGTGCTGAACAAAACGGTGGCAATAATAATTGCCGGGCGGATAAAGGAGTTAAACTGTGTAACCATAATAATCATAATCATGGCCACGGCGATAATCAATGCATAAATCAGGAACTCCATACTTTCGGCCTGTTCTTTTTGCTCGCCCGAAAACTCGTAGGTATAACCCTCAGGCATTTCATAATCTTCAAGAAGCTGTTCAATACGACTGTTAATTTCGTTGGCATTATAGCCTTCCATAACCCCCGATGTAATGGAAATTACACGTTTGTTGTCAATCCTGCTGATTTTATCATACGAAGTGGAATACTTGAACGATGCTACCGACGAAATAGGAATTTTGCTATCGTTAACCGGAATTTTCTGGTTCATTAAAGTAGAAACATCGTTGCGGTATTTTTCATCCAATCGAACAAAAATATCGTATTCATCCTCGCCATCTTTAAACTGACTGGCTTCGTAACCATAAATCGAATTCCGGAATGCCATAGCAATTTGTTGGGTCGAAAGCTCGTATAAACGTGCCTGTTCGCGATCAACCTGAATAAGCATCTCGGGTTGGTTGGTGTTAATATTGAGTTGCAATTCGTCAATTCCCGGAATATTGTCTTCTTCAATAATTCGCATAAAATCGTCAGTGATATGGATAAGCTGATCGAACTCATCGCCTGACACATCAATACTAACCGGATCTCCTGTTGGCGGTCCCTGATCATCCTTTTCTACGAAAATTTTTGCACCAACAAAGCCGTCAAGATTTTTGGCAATATCCTGCATAACAATCGCTGTGTTGATGCCATCGCGCAGTTTGTATTCAACAAACGATACAGAAGTGAGCGATTTATTCGGGCTTTCCTCATTATTCGAGAACATGCCACCACTCATACCAACACCAACATTGGTAGTAACCGATTTCACAATGTGATTAACCGGTTTAATCGTTTCTTTTATAATATTTTCCACCTCGCGCGAAACTTCATCGGTTCTTTCAATCGAAGTTCCCAGCGGCAATTCTGTGGTAACAAAAATGGTTGTTGGATCGGTACTCGGAAAGGTAACCACTTTGGGATTGCTTACGAAGAAATAAAAATAGATAGAAAATATTAGCAATAAAGTAGTTCCGCCAAAGTAAATGTAAGGCCATGGTCCGGTTAATGCATGCCTCAATTGATTGGTATACATTTTCTCGAGCCAAACCAGAAACTTAGTTTGAAACCAGCGTGCCACCGGTCTTAACACAAACAAATTGGCTATCATTAAAAAGGCTACGGTTGCCAATAGATTTCCCAATAAGAAAATTTTGGCCACGTAAAACAAGACGGAGATACCGGCAAATATTGCAGCATTTCGCAACACTTTTTTCACATTGGCTTTCCGGTTTATATCATCCACTTTCATAAAGGATGAAATAAACGCCGGATTAATTATAAGTGCCACAAACAGGGATGAGGCTAGTACCACGATTAATGTTTGCGGTAATATTTTCATAAACTCACCAATAATACCTTCCCACGCCAGTAGCGGGAAGAAAGCGGCAAGTGTAGTTAATGTTGACGAAATGATGGGGAAGGCAATTTCGCTTACCCCTTGTTTGGTGGCTTTTTGTAAGGGATTTCCCTCGCTTAGGAGTCGGTATACATTTTCAACCACAACAATGGCATTGTCTACCAGCATACCCAGTGCAAGTATCAGTCCGTAAAGCACCATGGAGTTTAAGGTAATTCCGCTTTGCTGCAGAATAACAAACGACAGGAACATGGACAATGGAATGGCCAAACCGGCAAAAAGTGCGTTACGGAAACCCAGGAACAGGAATAGTATAAAAGTTACCAGGATCATTCCCAGAATAATACTGTTTTCGAGGTTCGAAATGGTATCTTCAATGTATACGGTCATGTCGTCGGTAACAACTACATCAAGGTCTTTGGGAATTTGGCCACGTGCTTTTAGCTGGTCAATTGCATTGATAACATTTTGCGAAGCAGCAAGGATGTTCTCTCCCGATTTTTTGGTAACCGACAAGGTAAGTACCGGTTGGTCGTTCAGGCGGGCAATCGTTGCCTGTTCTTTATAGCCGTCAACTACGGTTGCCACGTCGCGGATATAGACCGGTTTGCCCATGTTTACCTTAATAATGGTATTGGCAATTTGATCGATACTTGTATAATTGGCATCGGTACGAATGGTACGGCGGGTTTGGTCGGCAGTAAACTGTCCGGCTCCCATGCTGATGTTTTCCAACTGAATGGCGAAAGCCACATCTTCAAAAGTTAGCCCAACAGCATCGAGTTTATATGGATCGATGTTAATCTGGATTTCGCGTTCTTCAATACCCCGAATGTTGGCTTCTGATATTTCCTTGAAGCCTTCAAATTCGTCCTGCATTATCTCTGCATACTTTTTCAGGTCGCGCATGTTGTATTCGCCCGAAACGTTTACATTCATAATCGGATATTCCGAAAGATCGAAATCGGTTACATACGGATCGCTGGGCAAGTCGCCGGGTAGCTCCGATTTTGCCTGGTCAACACGGTCTTTAGTATCCTGAAGCGCCTGTTTTATGGTAACAGTAGTGTTAAACTCAACAATAATGGTACTTACATCCTGGTACGATGCCGACGTAACTTCTTTCACGCCTTTCAGCCCTTTCAATTCTTTTTCAATGGGGCGCGTACACAGGTTTTCAATATCAACCGGCGAGTTTCCGGGATACAATGTTTGAATAAAAATATACGGAACAACAATCTCGGGCATGGCCTCGCGGGGCATTTGCTGATACGAGAAGATTCCGAATAAAACCAACAGTGCCGTAAAAATGTATACCGTGGTTTTATTCTTTAGCGCAAGAAACGTTGGTTTAAACTTGCGTGTTATTTCAGATTTATGTTTTTCAGTTTCTTTCTCCATTTTGAAGAATTTTTAGGTAGTGGTTTAATTGATCTTCACAACAGTTCCGTTAACAACCTGGTTGTAACCTTCGGAAATAACCTGAGTTCCGGCTGTTAGACCTTCAGTAATCTCGGTCATGTTGTTATTGCTAACGCCCAGTGTTACGTAAACTTTTTTAGCGACATTTTTCCCGCCGGCCTTTTCAACAATATACAGGTAGTGTCCTTTAAAATCTTCCTTAACGTAAAGCGAAGGCACTACAATGGCTGAATTGTTTACGTAATCGCGCATGGATAGAACCGAAACCAGGTTTGGTTTTATCTGGTTCGATTTGTTACCAATATTAATACGAACGCGGAACGTGCGGTTATTCGGATCGATGGTATTACCGATTTGGTTAATTTTTGCATCAACGGTTTTGTCCAGAGCCGGAAAACGAATTTCAACATCGTCGCCTTTGTGAACTTTGGTGATGTACGACTCGGAGATGTCGCCATAAATTTTAATGTTACTGGTATTAATAACCTTGGCAAAAGGAGACTGCGGACTTCCAATGTTCCCTTTTTCCTGGTATACAATATCGACTATCCCGTTTATTGGAGACTTTACCTCAGACATTTCAATCTGGGTTTTCAGGCTGTTAATCCTTTTCTCCAGACCTTCTTTATTGTTCTTGGCTTGCAGATACTCCATTTCAGAACCTATATTCTGATCCCACAGATTTTTTTGGCGCTCATAATTTGTTACGGCCAAATCCAGTTGTACCTGTAGCTCTTCAATCGAACGTTCCAGTACGTCGGTATTCAGGCGGGCCAAAACCTGCCCCTTATTTACATGTTCTCCTTCAGTTACCAGAACTTCTTTAATAATACCTGCCGATTCAGGGCTTACATCCACATCCTGCTCGGCTTCAACTTTTCCGGTTACCTCAATAAAGTGCTCAAATTTTTGGTTCTCCAGAAGTGTGGTTTTTATATTTACCAGTTCTTCTTTTTCGTTTGAACTCAATTCCATCTCAAGCGTATGAATTTGCTGTTCAAGCGTGTGAACCTGCTGCTTTAATTCCTGCAATTGTTTTCGCTTGGCGGCTTCGTCGGGAATGTTTGTATTTCCGCATGCGGAAACTATAAGTGCGGTTGTTAAAATGAATAAAATCTTTTTCATCGTATATAATTTTTTTGTTTTCGTTTATAATGCGCCGGCGGCTTTTTTAAGATTTAAATCGGCTTGTAGTAACGACAAGGTTGAAGTTACCAATTGTTGCCAGGTGGTTATGTACTGGCTTTCCTGTTGCGATAGTTCAGCACTTCCTACCATTCCGTTATTGAATTTAATATGGGTTTTATCCAAAATACTTTGTGCCAGATCGAGATTTTCGCGTGTGTTAATAAACTGTTCGCGAGCGGTTTCCATTTGTGCCGATGCCGTCAAATAATCTTTCTGAAGTGTGATCTCGGCAAAGCGCATATCGTTTTGAGCTTTGTCGAGTTCGATACGAGCCATTTGCACTTTCGCACGTTTGTTACCTGAATTGAAAATCGGGATGGAAGCCTGAAATCCAACCAGCGATGATGGGAACCACGCTTCCTGAAGCAGGTTGGCTTTGTTACCGTATGAGGTTTTGCTGTAGCTGTAGAACGCATCAAAACGAGGTAAATAAGCCACTTTTTCCAATCGGTACAATTTCTCCGAAACTTCAAAATTCGACTGGGCCAGACGATAATCTATATGATTGATCAAATCCAGGTCGATGGTATTCATCTCCTGTACCAATGGCGAAACAAAAACTTCAATTTCGTCGGTAAGTTCAATCTCCTGGCTGATGTTGTAACCCATGGTGTATTTCAAAACGGTTTTGGCAATTTTTAATTCTCTTTCCGAGCGAAGTACCTCGTTTTCAGCATTTTTAAGCAATATTCTCAACTGGTCAACATCCTGCTGCTCGCGAAATCCATTTTCGTAATAAACCTTTGTTTCTTCGTATAAATCAGTGGTGTTTTTAAGGTTTTCGAGCATAACCTCGCGGTAACGTTCGCTAATTAATACGGTATAGTAGGCTTGTGCTACAGCATTACGAATGTCAATCTCAGTCTTTTCGTTGGCTTGTTTGGCCAGGTTTAAATACAGTTCGGCCGAGCTAACTCCAACAATCCACGCACCATCAAAGATTTTTTGCGATACACTGAATCCGAAATCGGCACTGTAATCCTGACCAAATTTTACAGGAATATATGTACCCGGTTCTCCGCCAAAAAATTCTCCGGGAATAAGTGAAACCGGAAGATTGAGAAACCAACTGTAATTCGCTGTTCCCGATACTTGTGGTAATCCGGTTGTAATGGTTTCCCAAACTTGTTTCTGGGCAACGGTTATATCTTGTTTCGTATTAAACAAAACATACGAGTTTTGCATGGCATATTGTGTGGCCTGGTCGAGCGAAAACCCGGTGTTTTCTTCCTCCTGAGCTTTCAGCGACAGTCCCACAACTGACAAAAATAAAAACAAGATTAATTGTTTAATTTGTTTCTTCATACTGAACTTTATTTAGCTGTTTTTTATAATATTTTATTCCTTTTTCGGTGCAAATAGCATTCATATGATAGTCCATCATGCTATCGAAGAATGCCAGCGAGTTTACTTCGTACTCTTCAAAAATTCCATAATCCGGATTCATCGTATACAACATTCTTCCCACCTGCAGTTTGGCAATCAGGTACGGATCAAGATCGGTGCGATACAGGTTTTGCGACATTCCCAGTTTCAGGTTATCGATGGTATTGGTAAATATGCGTTCGCGTTTTACCTCGTTAATCTTTTTGTACAGTTCGGGATAATACTTTTTCAGGTCCTTCTCAATGCCGTTGTTATAGAACTTATAAATAAAAGCCACATGTTTGCGAATCCGAAGAATACTGTCGATAGCATTATTGTCATCCAACACCTTAAATGTTTTACCACTTTCGTCGATAAAGAACTCGATAACCTGATTGACGAGGTCTTCTTTATCGGTAAAATATTGGTAAAGCGTTTTTTTTGATATGCTGAATTCGGCTGCCACGGTGTCCATGGTAACCGCACGTATGCCTTTCTTAAAATAAAGATGGCCTACGTTTTCTATGATGTATTTTTTCTTTTCTTCCACGCGGCAAAAATATGCTTATTTTCTTAGGAAACTTTAGCAGTGTAAAAAGTTTTTACATGACTGTGTGTTTAAACTTCCCGATTGTATAGACTTTTAAATAGTAAAATAGTTACATAAAACTATTTCATATCGAAAAGTTTCCGTTGTTTTAATCGGTAAGTGGCGAATATTTACCAATAAACGCCGATTATACTATTGTGGAAAGAGAAAGGTTTTGGCGATGATAAGATCCTGAGGCCAGGTTATTTTTATGTTTTCGCGATTGCCATTAACAAGATGAATTTTATGTCCTGCATTTTCAAGAACAGAAGCATCGTCGGTAAAATTTTCGTGCTGAGCTTTTTGGTAGGCTTCTTTTATGGTTTGTACATCAAAAGTTTGCGGGGTTTGTACCAAAAAGTAGTTACTTCGGTCGACCGCTTTATTGCCGTGTTCATCGGAATAACGAATCGACTCTGCCGAAGGAACCACCGGCAAGGCGTTGCCCGATTTTTTGGCTTCCGAAAAACAGTGTTCGATGGTGTCCCGGGCAACCAGTGGACGAACGCCATCGTGGATAAAAACAATGCCGTTATCATCGATTTGTGCGAGCCCGTTTTTTACGGATTGAAAGCGGTTTTCGCCACCAAAAGCAAGTTTATACGATTGTGTGAAAGTATGTACTTTGCAAAGTTTCTTCCAGTGTTCAAGCTGTGTCTCGGGTAAAACCAGCACAAATTCAATGTTGGGATCAAAACGTAAAAAGGCTTCGAAAGTGTACATTAAAACAGGCTTCCCCTCAATTTCAAGAAATTGTTTTGGAACGGAAGCCCCCATTCGGTTTCCGCTGCCACCTGCAACAATTAAAGCAAACTTTTTTAGCATCAATTCTGTTTTTTGTTTACATTGAAATTTAACCTGATTAATTCATAAAAATGAATTAATCATCCGAAGGACTGACGAAATAATTGAAATACAATTATTAGTCAGGGTTAACCTTGACATTGAAAATCTTTAGCTTGATTCATTTAAAACGTATATCTTGTAGATTTTCAATCGTCAACACGTTGTGTAAAAAATATTATAATATTTTCAGGTTAAAAATAGTGCAAAATATTCTACTATGGAGAAAGTTCTTGGATTTTTGAAAGAGTTGACAGAAAACAACAATCGCGAATGGTTTAATGATAACCGAAAATGGTACGAAGAATGCAAAGAAAAGCTACTATTTCTTACCGATGTGCTGATTAATGAGATTGGCGAATTCGATCCGGCAGTGCGTGGATTACAACCCAAAGATTGTGTTTTTAGGATCTTCCGCGATGTTCGGTTTTCAAAAGATAAACGCCCATACAAAACCAATTTTGGCAGTTTTATTTGTAAAGGCGGCCGCAAAAGTATGAATCCGGGTTATTATTTTCATATCGAGCCTGGTGG
This genomic interval carries:
- a CDS encoding efflux RND transporter permease subunit produces the protein MEKETEKHKSEITRKFKPTFLALKNKTTVYIFTALLVLFGIFSYQQMPREAMPEIVVPYIFIQTLYPGNSPVDIENLCTRPIEKELKGLKGVKEVTSASYQDVSTIIVEFNTTVTIKQALQDTKDRVDQAKSELPGDLPSDPYVTDFDLSEYPIMNVNVSGEYNMRDLKKYAEIMQDEFEGFKEISEANIRGIEEREIQINIDPYKLDAVGLTFEDVAFAIQLENISMGAGQFTADQTRRTIRTDANYTSIDQIANTIIKVNMGKPVYIRDVATVVDGYKEQATIARLNDQPVLTLSVTKKSGENILAASQNVINAIDQLKARGQIPKDLDVVVTDDMTVYIEDTISNLENSIILGMILVTFILFLFLGFRNALFAGLAIPLSMFLSFVILQQSGITLNSMVLYGLILALGMLVDNAIVVVENVYRLLSEGNPLQKATKQGVSEIAFPIISSTLTTLAAFFPLLAWEGIIGEFMKILPQTLIVVLASSLFVALIINPAFISSFMKVDDINRKANVKKVLRNAAIFAGISVLFYVAKIFLLGNLLATVAFLMIANLFVLRPVARWFQTKFLVWLEKMYTNQLRHALTGPWPYIYFGGTTLLLIFSIYFYFFVSNPKVVTFPSTDPTTIFVTTELPLGTSIERTDEVSREVENIIKETIKPVNHIVKSVTTNVGVGMSGGMFSNNEESPNKSLTSVSFVEYKLRDGINTAIVMQDIAKNLDGFVGAKIFVEKDDQGPPTGDPVSIDVSGDEFDQLIHITDDFMRIIEEDNIPGIDELQLNINTNQPEMLIQVDREQARLYELSTQQIAMAFRNSIYGYEASQFKDGEDEYDIFVRLDEKYRNDVSTLMNQKIPVNDSKIPISSVASFKYSTSYDKISRIDNKRVISITSGVMEGYNANEINSRIEQLLEDYEMPEGYTYEFSGEQKEQAESMEFLIYALIIAVAMIMIIMVTQFNSFIRPAIIIATVLFSTIGVFLGLGIFQMEFVVIMTGIGIISLAGIVVNNGIVLIDYIDLTRQRKREELGYSEKAFLPKQVQIDALVEAGKTRLRPVLLTAITTVLGLLPLAVGLNFNFFTLYSRFDPQISVGGESVAFWGPMSWTVIFGLTFATFLTLLISPVMYMITIRINYSIKKWTGNLPEDNMPKKPEVSE
- a CDS encoding efflux RND transporter periplasmic adaptor subunit — protein: MKKILFILTTALIVSACGNTNIPDEAAKRKQLQELKQQVHTLEQQIHTLEMELSSNEKEELVNIKTTLLENQKFEHFIEVTGKVEAEQDVDVSPESAGIIKEVLVTEGEHVNKGQVLARLNTDVLERSIEELQVQLDLAVTNYERQKNLWDQNIGSEMEYLQAKNNKEGLEKRINSLKTQIEMSEVKSPINGIVDIVYQEKGNIGSPQSPFAKVINTSNIKIYGDISESYITKVHKGDDVEIRFPALDKTVDAKINQIGNTIDPNNRTFRVRINIGNKSNQIKPNLVSVLSMRDYVNNSAIVVPSLYVKEDFKGHYLYIVEKAGGKNVAKKVYVTLGVSNNNMTEITEGLTAGTQVISEGYNQVVNGTVVKIN
- a CDS encoding TolC family protein, which translates into the protein MKKQIKQLILFLFLSVVGLSLKAQEEENTGFSLDQATQYAMQNSYVLFNTKQDITVAQKQVWETITTGLPQVSGTANYSWFLNLPVSLIPGEFFGGEPGTYIPVKFGQDYSADFGFSVSQKIFDGAWIVGVSSAELYLNLAKQANEKTEIDIRNAVAQAYYTVLISERYREVMLENLKNTTDLYEETKVYYENGFREQQDVDQLRILLKNAENEVLRSERELKIAKTVLKYTMGYNISQEIELTDEIEVFVSPLVQEMNTIDLDLINHIDYRLAQSNFEVSEKLYRLEKVAYLPRFDAFYSYSKTSYGNKANLLQEAWFPSSLVGFQASIPIFNSGNKRAKVQMARIELDKAQNDMRFAEITLQKDYLTASAQMETAREQFINTRENLDLAQSILDKTHIKFNNGMVGSAELSQQESQYITTWQQLVTSTLSLLQADLNLKKAAGAL
- a CDS encoding TetR/AcrR family transcriptional regulator, which produces MEEKKKYIIENVGHLYFKKGIRAVTMDTVAAEFSISKKTLYQYFTDKEDLVNQVIEFFIDESGKTFKVLDDNNAIDSILRIRKHVAFIYKFYNNGIEKDLKKYYPELYKKINEVKRERIFTNTIDNLKLGMSQNLYRTDLDPYLIAKLQVGRMLYTMNPDYGIFEEYEVNSLAFFDSMMDYHMNAICTEKGIKYYKKQLNKVQYEETN